From the genome of Pseudomonas sp. FP453:
GCTGCTGCCGTTGAAGAACTGTCCGACTACCTGATCGGCAAAGACCCACGCAATATCGAAGACATCTGGACCGTGCTCTATCGCGGCGGCTTCTACCGTGGCGGCGCAGTACACATGAGCGCCCTCGCCGGTATCGACCAGGCGTTGTGGGACATCAAGGGCAAGGCCCTCGGCGTGTCGGTCAGCGACCTGCTCGGCGGCCAGGTGCGCGACAAGATCCGCGTGTATTCCTGGATCGGCGGCGACCGCCCGGCCGACACCGCCCGCGCCGCCAAAGAGGCCGTGGCCCGGGGTTTCACCGCGGTGAAAATGAACGGCACCGAAGAATTGCAGTTCGTCGACAGCTTTGAAAAAGTCGACCTGGCCCTGGCCAACGTCGCCGCCGTGCGTGACGCGGTGGGCCCCAACGTCGGTATTGGCGTGGACTTCCATGGCCGGGTGCACAAGCCCATGGCCAAGGTGCTGATGAAAGAGCTGGACCCGTACAAGCTGATGTTTATCGAAGAACCGGTGCTCAGCGAAAACTACGAAGCGCTCAAGGAGCTGGCGCCGCTGACCAGCACGCCGATTGCCCTCGGCGAGCGCCTGTTCTCGCGTTGGGATTTCAAGCGCGTGCTCAGCGAAGGCTATGTCGACATCATCCAGCCCGATGCTTCCCACGCCGGCGGCATCACCGAAACCCGCAAGATCGCCAACATGGCCGAAGCCTACGACGTGGCCCTGGCCCTGCACTGCCCGCTGGGCCCGATCGCCCTGGCCGCCTGCCTGCAACTGGACGCGGTTTGCTACAACGCGTTTATCCAGGAGCAAAGCCTGGGCATTCACTACAACGAGAGCAACGACCTGCTCGACTATGTGAAAGACCCGGGCGTGTTCGACTACGACCAAGGCTTTGTGAAGATCCCCAACGGGCCGGGCCTGGGCATCGAGATCAACGAGGAATACGTGATCGAACGCGCGGCCATCGGCCACCGCTGGCGCAACCCGATCTGGCGCCATGCCGACGGCAGCTTTGCCGAGTGGTGATTCCTGACTGAAGGAACACGGTCAAAAATGTGGGAGCTGGCTTGCCTGCGATAGTGGTGGGTCAGCCAGCATATCTGGCACTGATACACCGCCATCGCAGGCAAGCCAGCTCCCACATTTTGATCCGGTTCCGTCAGTAAGACCTGTCCTCAATAAACACAAGAAGAGGCACCCCCTCATGCATCCTGAATCCTTCACCGGCCAGGCTTCTTTAGTCACGCCTACCCGAAAGCGCTTTTTCATCATGGTGCTGCTGTTCATCACCGTGGTCATCAACTACCTCGACCGCAGCAACCTGTCGATTGCCGCCCCGGCGCTGACCAGTGAGCTGGGGATCGACCCGGTCCACGTCGGGCTGATTTTCTCCGCGTTCGGCTGGACCTACGCCGCCATGCAGATCCCCGGCGGCTGGCTGGTGGACCGCGTGCCGCCGCGCATCCTCTACACCGCTGCCCTGCTGCTGTGGTCCATCGCCACGGTGATGCTCGGCTTTGCCGCCAGCTTTATTGCGCTGTTTGTGCTGCGCATGGCCGTCGGTGCGCTGGAAGCCCCGGCCTACCCGATCAATAGCCGCGTGGTCACCACGTGGTTCCCTGAACGTGAAC
Proteins encoded in this window:
- the dgoD gene encoding galactonate dehydratase gives rise to the protein MKITKLTTFIVPPRWCFLKVETDQGVTGWGEPVVEGRAHTVAAAVEELSDYLIGKDPRNIEDIWTVLYRGGFYRGGAVHMSALAGIDQALWDIKGKALGVSVSDLLGGQVRDKIRVYSWIGGDRPADTARAAKEAVARGFTAVKMNGTEELQFVDSFEKVDLALANVAAVRDAVGPNVGIGVDFHGRVHKPMAKVLMKELDPYKLMFIEEPVLSENYEALKELAPLTSTPIALGERLFSRWDFKRVLSEGYVDIIQPDASHAGGITETRKIANMAEAYDVALALHCPLGPIALAACLQLDAVCYNAFIQEQSLGIHYNESNDLLDYVKDPGVFDYDQGFVKIPNGPGLGIEINEEYVIERAAIGHRWRNPIWRHADGSFAEW